From Camelina sativa cultivar DH55 chromosome 5, Cs, whole genome shotgun sequence:
CTCCGCCTTCCTCGCTGTNNNNNNNNNNNNNNNNNNNNNNNNNNNNNNNNNNNNNNNNNNNNNNNNNNNNNNNNNNNNNNNNNNNNNNNNNNNNNNNNNNNNNNNNNNNNNNNNNNNNNNNNNNNNNNNNNNNNNNNNNNNNNNNNNNNNNNNNNNNNNNNNNNNNNNNNNNNNNNNNNNNNNNNNNNNNNNNNNNNNNNNNNNNNNNNNNNNNNNNNNNNNNNNNNNNNNNNNNNNNNNNNNNNNNNNNNNNNNNNNNNNNNNNNNNNNNNNNNNNNNNNNNNNNNNNNNNNNNNNNNNNNNNNNNNNNNNNNNNNNNNNNNNNNNNNNNNNNNNNNNNNNNNNNNNNNNNNNNNNNNNNNNNNNNNNNNNNNNNNNNNNNNNNNNNNNNNNNNNNNNNNNNNNNNNNNNNNNNNNNNNNNNNNNNNNNNNNNNNNNNNNNNNNNNNNNNNNNNNNNNNNNNNNNNNNNNNNNNNNNNNNNNNNNNNNNNNNNNNNNNNNNNNNNNNNNNNNNNNNNNNNNNNNNNNNNNNNNNNNNNNNNNNNNNNNNNNNNNNNNNNNNNNNNNNNNNNNNNNNNNNNNNNNNNNNNNNNNNNNNNNNNNNNNNNNNNNNNNNNNNNNNNNNNNNNNNNNNNNNNNNNNNNNNNNNNNNNNNNNNNNNNNNNNNNNNNNNNNNNNNNNNNNNNNNNNNNNNNNNNNNNNNNNNNNNNNNNNNNNNNNNNNNNNNNNNNNNNNNNNNNNNNNNNNNNNNNNNNNNNNNNNNNNNNNNNNNNNNNNNNNNNNNNNNNNNNNNNNNNNNNNNNNNNNNNNNNNNNNNNNNNNNNNNNNNNNNNNNNNNNNNNNNNNNNNNNNNNNNNNNNNNNNNNNNNNNNNNNNNNNNNNNNNNNNNNNNNNNNNNNNNNNNNNNNNNNNNNNNNNNNNNNNNNNNNNNNNNNNNNNNNNNNNNNNNNNNNNNNNNNNNNNNNNNNNNNNNNNNNNNNNNNNNNNNNNNNNNNNNNNNNNNNNNNNNNNNNNNNNNNNNNNNNNNNNNNNNNNNNNNNNNNNNNNNNNNNNNNNNNNNNNNNNNNNNNNNNNNNNNNNNNNNNNNNNNNNNNNNNNNNNNNNNNNNNNNNNNNNNNNNNNNNNNNNNNNNNNNNNNNNNNNNNNNNNNNNNNNNNNNNNNNNNNNNNNNNNNNNNNNNNNNNNNNNNNNNNNNNNNNNNNNNNNNNNNNNNNNNNNNNNNNNNNNNNNNNNNNNNNNNNNNNNNNNNNNNNNNNNNNNNNNNNNNNNNNNNNNNNNNNNNNNNNNNNNNNNNNNNNNNNNNNNNNNNNNNNNNNNNNNNNNNNNNNNNNNNNNNNNNNNNNNNNNNNNNNNNNNNNNNNNNNNNNNNNNNNNNNNNNNNNNNNNNNNNNNNNNNNNNNNNNNNNNNNNNNNNNNNNNNNNNNNNNNNNNNNNNNNNNNNNNNNNNNNNNNNNNNNNNNNNNNNNNNNNNNNNNNNNNNNNNNNNNNNNNNNNNNNNNNNNNNNNNNNNNNNNNNNNNNNNNNNNNNNNNNNNNNNNNNNNNNNNNNNNNNNNNNNNNNNNNNNNNNNNNNNNNNNNNNNNNNNNNNNNNNNNNNNNNNNNNNNNNNNNNNNNNNNNNNNNNNNNNNNNNNNNNNNNNNNNNNNNNNNNNNNNNNNNNNNNNNNNNNNNNNNNNNNNNNNNNNNNNNNNNNNNNNNNNNNNNNNNNNNNNNNNNNNNNNNNNNNNNNNNNNNNNNNNNNNNNNNNNNNNNNNNNNNNNNNNNNNNNNNNNNNNNNNNNNNNNNNNNNNNNNNNNNNNNNNNNNNNNNNNNNNNNNNNNNNNNNNNNNNNNNNNNNNNNNNNNNNNNNNNNNNNNNNNNNNNNNNNNNNNNNNNNNNNNNNNNNNNNNNNNNNNNNNNNNNNNNNNNNNNNNNNNNNNNNNNNNNNNNNNNNNNNNNNNNNNNNNNNNNNNNNNNNNNNNNNNNNNNNNNNNNNNNNNNNNNNNNNNNNNNNNNNNNNNNNNNNNNNNNNNNNNNNNNNNNNNNNNNNNNNNNNNNNNNNNNNNNNNNNNNNNNNNNNNNNNNNNNNNNNNNNNNNNNNNNNNNNNNNNNNNNNNNNNNNNNNNNNNNNNNNNNNNNNNNNNNNNNNNNNNNNNNNNNNNNNNNNNNNNNNNNNNNNNNNNNNNNNNNNNNNNNNNNNNNNNNNNNNNNNNNNNNNNNNNNNNNNNNNNNNNNNNNNNNNNNNNNNNNNNNNNNNNNNNNNNNNNNNNNNNNNNNNNNNNNNNNNNNNNNNNNNNNNNNNNNNNNNNNNNNNNNNNNNNNNNNNNNNNNNNNNNNNNNNNNNNNNNNNNNNNNNNNNNNNNNNNNNNNNNNNNNNNNNNNNNNNNNNNNNNNNNNNNNNNNNNNNNNNNNNNNNNNNNNNNNNNNNNNNNNNNNNNNNNNNNNNNNNNNNNNNNNNNNNNNNNNNNNNNNNNNNNNNNNNNNNNNNNNNNNNNNNNNNNNNNNNNNNNNNNNNNNNNNNNNNNNNNNNNNNNNNNNNNNNNNNNNNNNNNNNNNNNNNNNNNNNNNNNNNNNNNNNNNNNNNNNNNNNNNNNNNNNNNNNNNNNNNNNNNNNNNNNNNNNNNNNNNNNNNNNNNNNNNNNNNNNNNNNNNNNNNNNNNNNNNNNNNNNNNNNNNNNNNNNNNNNNNNNNNNNNNNNNNNNNNNNNNNNNNNNNNNNNNNNNNNNNNNNNNNNNNNNNNNNNNNNNNNNNNNNNNNNNNNNNNNNNNNNNNNNNNNNNNNNNNNNNNNNNNNNNNNNNNNNNNNNNNNNNNNNNNNNNNNNNNNNNNNNNNNNNNNNNNNNNNNNNNNNNNNNNNNNNNNNNNNNNNNNNNNNNNNNNNNNNNNNNNNNNNNNNNNNNNNNNNNNNNNNNNNNNNNNNNNNNNNNNNNNNNNNNNNNNNNNNNNNNNNNNNNNNNNNNNNNNNNNNNNNNNNNNNNNNNNNNNNNNNNNNNNNNNNNNNNNNNNNNNNNNNNNNNNNNNNNNNNNNNNNNNNNNNNNNNNNNNNNNNNNNNNNNNNNNNNNNNNNNNNNNNNNNNNNNNNNNNNNNNNNNNNNNNNNNNNNNNNNNNNNNNNNNNNNNNNNNNNNNNNNNNNNNNNNNNNNNNNNNNNNNNNNNNNNNNNNNNNNNNNNNNNNNNNNNNNNNNNNNNNNNNNNNNNNNNNNNNNNNNNNNNNNNNNNNNNNNNNNNNNNNNNNNNNNNNNNNNNNNNNNNNNNNNNNNNNNNNNNNNNNNNNNNNNNNNNNNNNNNNNNNNNNNNNNNNNNNNNNNNNNNNNNNNNNNNNNNNNNNNNNNNNNNNNNNNNNNNNNNNNNNNNNNNNNNNNNNNNNNNNNNNNNNNNNNNNNNNNNNNNNNNNNNNNNNNNNNNNNNNNNNNNNNNNNNNNNNNNNNNNNNNNNNNNNNNNNNNNNNNNNNNNNNNNNNNNNNNNNNNNNNNNNNNNNNNNNNNNNNNNNNNNNNNNNNNNNNNNNNNNNNNNNNNNNNNNNNNNNNNNNNNNNNNNNNNNNNNNNNNNNNNNNNNNNNNNNNNNNNNNNNNNNNNNNNNNNNNNNNNNNNNNNNNNNNNNNNNNNNNNNNNNNNNNNNNNNNNNNNNNNNNNNNNNNNNNNNNNNNNCAATTATCagtaaaagttttaaaatttaatttagttagaAAATTTTTATGATCTTTTCCCTGTTACCCAAAAACTTGCAGACTAATAGAATATTAATGTTTAtgatatttatgtttaatttttaataaatttatgtatggaaaattaacataattatatatgaaaatttataagTGAGGcaacacatcagctttttctttgagaatgcttctctattaatatataggagatttgGTAACATATATATTGGAATTGCTCCATTTCTTAAACCCAAAAAGGGAAACTTATACTTTACCAATAAGAAATGCTGACTAACAAAATAAAGCTTGtgtcttgtttacttttataCTCTTACATNTGTTAATAACTATAACAAATTTACTATGTACATAAGTTATATAcaatacataaacataaatatcaataattataaaaattgtattttatttacttgcataattttattaaatatcaataagtgtagaaaagataaagaacattatatagaaaaataaattttgtttaatttatgtaataaaatacttttgatagagaagaagaatgaaaatgaTAGAAATTTTGATTATGTGTTATATAACTgctttttaaaagtgaaaaggaaaataataataataaaatgtgtttgaattattattttatttaatggaTCCACATAAAAAatggtgaacaaaaaaaaaaaaaagctgtagaCCAGATCTGCATGCATACcataaaagacaaagaaaatatgaacCATGTGCAGTTCATATtcattaacttttaaaagtaaaaaattctCGTTATGGGCAGTGTCACATAAGACGAACCGATGAAGCGCATCTATCACCACCATGGGTTACCCGGCTCCTCCAGCAATCCCTTTAACACTAAGGAAATAGGCGGTGCCTCAAACACCAAAACCGGTGATATCAGCCAGGAAAAACCTACCACACCCCTGGACCCCAAAACCACTCTGGAAACCACCGACGGCTCAGCCTCAAAAACCAACACCGCATCGATCTTAGGCACAACTCATCGTTGCGACTCTTCACCGACGCCGAGTTCGAGAGCATCGTCACCAAACTCACCACAAATTTTCAATCAGCATTTACTctgctttttgcttttttgtatTTGACGTCGCTCACTCCGCTGAGTTACTCGGAGTTAAGAATAACAAAATCGCCGTGTTCGTAGCTGGAGGTCTTGGGCTAGTTTATATATCATTTGCTACTGTGGACTCCATCTTCAGATCCAAGGTCAAATCTAGTAGATTATTCGGTGAGATCGGCCTTCTCTGTTTACTTTTATCCTACTTGTGCATGGTGTTTGGGGTTTCCGGGCCATTTTCTCTCTTTGCGTCTCTTGTGACTGTGATAATCATTGGACTTGGAGCGTGGCAGTTGATGAAACATTATCCGGACGGGGAAAAAATACGTGGCGATCTTCCAGATCACAGGTTGGAACAAGTAACCAAACGTTTGGGGAAGGAAGGAGATCTAAATGACGTGTTATACGATGCAACAATCAACGCGATTCATCAAAATCCAGAAAACCCAAGTACCGAGCGTTTGTTCCAAGCCACCCTCTCGGCCTCTCCGGATGAGGCATCTCCGAATGTGACACGAACTAATCAAACCATGAACGATCCCTATCACGGTATGGGCGGTCTTACCTCACTGCTGTGATTTTTCTCCCACGCTGATTTTGAGAAAACCGTCACCaaactcatttctttttttaatcattgGACGCCCTTCTTTTGGCTTGCTTCGTATTTTACGCGTCTCAGTCCTCTGAAATCCTCAAACGTGAGACTAACCAAGTGTTGATGTTCTTCGTGGGTGGACACGGCATCGTTTACACTTCATGTGTTGCCGTCGATTCTATTTTTAGATCCAAGGTCAAATCTATCAGATTCTTTGGTGAGATAGCCATTCTCTCTGGATATGTATCCTACTGGTGCCTGGTAGTTATTGTTTTCGGGCCATGGTATCTCCTTGCTCTTCTGGTCACTCTCGTAATCTTCGGACTTGGAGCGTCCCAGTATATGAAAAACCATCTCGTCAGCGACGGGACAATAATACGTTTAGGAAGAAAACCAAAAGGGTTTAAACTCTGTCTTACACAGTTCAACCATCAATGCTATTCTTCAAAAGCCAGAACATCGAGATACAGGTATTCTGTACACGGCCACCCTATCTTCTTCACCGGAGATTGTGGAAGTGAAGACTTCAGGAGGAGCCAACCTGACACAGCCCATCTATGTGTCCTCAGGAGGCTTACCTTCGCATTTCATGGACAACAGAGCCATCGGCGACGGCACAAATCTGGCAGGTCTCGCATTCTCCTCTATGCAAACCGGCGACGCCACAACTTCGGCAagtctcacatcctcctccatgcAAGCCGGCGACGCCACAACTTCGACAggtctcacatcctcctccatgcAAGCCGGCGACGCCACAACTTCGGCAGGTCTCGCATCCTCCTCCGCGTAAGCCGGCGACGCCACAACTTCGGCAggtctcacatcctcctccacgcAAGTCGGCGACGGCACAACTACCGCAGGTCTCGCATTCTCCTCCAAACTAGCCGGCGAAGGGAGTTCTGCCGCAACCATCAAAGAAACCGGCGAACAAATTGATAATGCAACAAAACCCCACGACCCCCCTCCACCGGTGCAGGCGGCAAcgtaaacttttctttttacattttctttatttatttgattttttcgtaacaaatttacatttaattataattcttgttatctaataaataaagaatttcggttttttttctctttttttttgtcctccGGGAACACTTGTTCAGGGAACAGCGCTAAATCACCTTCTATCTTGAGAAGGAGGAAATCAGGAGCCGCCGACGAGGAAGCCGCCACCCagaccaataaaaaataaacatctgGCTGATGAGGGTGTGAATAGAAGAAAAATGCTGCTAATCTGAACTAGGCCTAGGAGTCGCCAATTGAGTACTTTTCGTTCttgttttctaaataataattaaaaactaaatgtGGGTGCTTTATGAATCCAATAGCCCTAAAATAGCAAGTTTGGACGAGAAAATTGTAATTCAAGTTTGAGTGATTTGCCTACTATCGCATCTAGAAAAGCTGAGCCGGAGTATATATGTCAGCCTCCGCCTTCCTCGCTGTNNNNNNNNNNNNNNNNNNNNNNNNNNNNNNNNNNNNNNNNNNNNNNNNNNNNNNNNNNNNNNNNNNNNNNNNNNNNNNNNNNNNNNNNNNNNNNNNNNNNNNNNNNNNNNNNNNNNNNNNNNNNNNNNNNNNNNNNNNNNNNNNNNNNNNNNNNNNNNNNNNNNNNNNNNNNNNNNNNNNNNNNNNNNNNNNNNNNNNNNNNNNNNNNNNNNNNNNNNNNNNNNNNNNNNNNNNNNNNNNNNNNNNNNNNNNNNNNNNNNNNNNNNNNNNNNNNNNNNNNNNNNNNNNNNNNNNNNNNNNNNNNNNNNNNNNNNNNNNNNNNNNNNNNNNNNNNNNNNNNNNNNNNNNNNNNNNNNNNNNNNNNNNNNNNNNNNNNNNNNNNNNNNNNNNNNNNNNNNNNNNNNNNNNNNNNNNNNNNNNNNNNNNNNNNNNNNNNNNNNNNNNNNNNNNNNNNNNNNNNNNNNNNNNNNNNNNNNNNNNNNNNNNNNNNNNNNNNNNNNNNNNNNNNNNNNNNNNNNNNNNNNNNNNNNNNNNNNNNNNNNNNNNNNNNNNNNNNNNNNNNNNNNNNNNNNNNNNNNNNNNNNNNNNNNNNNNNNNNNNNNNNNNNNNNNNNNNNNNNNNNNNNNNNNNNNNNNNNNNNNNNNNNNNNNNNNNNNNNNNNNNNNNNNNNNNNNNNNNNNNNNNNNNNNNNNNNNNNNNNNNNNNNNNNNNNNNNNNNNNNNNNNNNNNNNNNNNNNNNNNNNNNNNNNNNNNNNNNNNNNNNNNNNNNNNNNNNNNNNNNNNNNNNNNNNNNNNNNNNNNNNNNNNNNNNNNNNNNNNNNNNNNNNNNNNNNNNNNNNNNNNNNNNNNNNNNNNNNNNNNNNNNNNNNNNNNNNNNNNNNNNNNNNNNNNNNNNNNNNNNNNNNNNNNNNNNNNNNNNNNNNNNNNNNNNNNNNNNNNNNNNNNNNNNNNNNNNNNNNNNNNNNNNNNNNNNNNNNNNNNNNNNNNNNNNNNNNNNNNNNNNNNNNNNNNNNNNNNNNNNNNNNNNNNNNNNNNNNNNNNNNNNNNNNNNNNNNNNNNNNNNNNNNNNNNNNNNNNNNNNNNNNNNNNNNNNNNNNNNNNNNNNNNNNNNNNNNNNNNNNNNNNNNNNNNNNNNNNNNNNNNNNNNNNNNNNNNNNNNNNNNNNNNNNNNNNNNNNNNNNNNNNNNNNNNNNNNNNNNNNNNNNNNNNNNNNNNNNNNNNNNNNNNNNNNNNNNNNNNNNNNNNNNNNNNNNNNNNNNNNNNNNNNNNNNNNNNNNNNNNNNNNNNNNNNNNNNNNNNNNNNNNNNNNNNNNNNNNNNNNNNNNNNNNNNNNNNNNNNNNNNNNNNNNNNNNNNNNNNNNNNNNNNNNNNNNNNNNNNNNNNNNNNNNNNNNNNNNNNNNNNNNNNNNNNNNNNNNNNNNNNNNNNNNNNNNNNNNNNNNNNNNNNNNNNNNNNNNNNNNNNNNNNNNNNNNNNNNNNNNNNNNNNNNNNNNNNNNNNNNNNNNNNNNNNNNNNNNNNNNNNNNNNNNNNNNNNNNNNNNNNNNNNNNNNNNNNNNNNNNNNNNNNNNNNNNNNNNNNNNNNNNNNNNNNNNNNNNNNNNNNNNNNNNNNNNNNNNNNNNNNNNNNNNNNNNNNNNNNNNNNNNNNNNNNNNNNNNNNNNNNNNNNNNNNNNNNNNNNNNNNNNNNNNNNNNNNNNNNNNNNNNNNNNNNNNNNNNNNNNNNNNNNNNNNNNNNNNNNNNNNNNNNNNNNNNNNNNNNNNNNNNNNNNNNNNNNNNNNNNNNNNNNNNNNNNNNNNNNNNNNNNNNNNNNNNNNNNNNNNNNNNNNNNNNNNNNNNNNNNNNNNNNNNNNNNNNNNNNNNNNNNNNNNNNNNNNNNNNNNNNNNNNNNNNNNNNNNNNNNNNNNNNNNNNNNNNNNNNNNNNNNNNNNNNNNNNNNNNNNNNNNNNNNNNNNNNNNNNNNNNNNNNNNNNNNNNNNNNNNNNNNNNNNNNNNNNNNNNNNNNNNNNNNNNNNNNNNNNNNNNNNNNNNNNNNNNNNNNNNNNNNNNNNNNNNNNNNNNNNNNNNNNNNNNNNNNNNNNNNNNNNNNNNNNNNNNNNNNNNNNNNNNNNNNNNNNNNNNNNNNNNNNNNNNNNNNNNNNNNNNNNNNNNNNNNNNNNNNNNNNNNNNNNNNNNNNNNNNNNNNNNNNNNNNNNNNNNNNNNNNNNNNNNNNNNNNNNNNNNNNNNNNNNNNNNNNNNNNNNNNNNNNNNNNNNNNNNNNNNNNNNNNNNNNNNNNNNNNNNNNNNNNNNNNNNNNNNNNNNNNNNNNNNNNNNNNNNNNNNNNNNNNNNNNNNNNNNNNNNNNNNNNNNNNNNNNNNNNNNNNNNNNNNNNNNNNNNNNNNNNNNNNNNNNNNNNNNNNNNNNNNNNNNNNNNNNNNNNNNNNNNNNNNNNNNNNNNNNNNNNNNNNNNNNNNNNNNNNNNNNNNNNNNNNNNNNNNNNNNNNNNNNNNNNNNNNNNNNNNNNNNNNNNNNNNNNNNNNNNNNNNNNNNNNNNNNNNNNNNNNNNNNNNNNNNNNNNNNNNNNNNNNNNNNNNNNNNNNNNNNNNNNNNNNNNNNNNNNNNNNNNNNNNNNNNNNNNNNNNNNNNNNNNNNNNNNNNNNNNNNNNNNNNNNNNNNNNNNNNNNNNNNNNNNNNNNNNNNNNNNNNNNNNNNNNNNNNNNNNNNNNNNNNNNNNNNNNNNNNNNNNNNNNNNNNNNNNNNNNNNNNNNNNNNNNNNNNNNNNNNNNNNNNNNNNNNNNNNNNNNNNNNNNNNNNNNNNNNNNNNNNNNNNNNNNNNNNNNNNNNNNNNNNNNNNNNNNNNNNNNNNNNNNNNNNNNNNNNNNNNNNNNNNNNNNNNNNNNNNNNNNNNNNNNNNNNNNNNNNNNNNNNNNNNNNNNNNNNNNNNNNNNNNNNNNNNNNNNNNNNNNNNNNNNNNNNNNNNNNNNNNNNNNNNNNNNNNNNNNNNNNNNNNNNNNNNNNNNNNNNNNNNNNNNNNNNNNNNNNNNNNNNNNNNNNNNNNNNNNNNNNNNNNNNNNNNNNNNNNNNNNNNNNNNNNNNNNNNNNNNNNNNNNNNNNNNNNNNNNNNNNNNNNNNNNNNNNNNNNNNNNNNNNNNNNNNNNNNNNNNNNNNNNNNNNNNNNNNNNNNNNNNNNNNNNNNNNNNNNNNNNNNNNNNNNNNNNNNNNNNNNNNNNNNNNNNNNNNNNNNNNNNNNNNNNNNNNNNNNNNNNNNNNNNNNNNNNNNNNNNNNNNNNNNNNNNNNNNNNNNNNNNNNNNNNNNNNNNNNNNNNNNNNNNNNNNNNNNNNNNNNNNNNNNNNNNNNNNNNNNNNNNNNNNNNNNNNNNNNNNNNNNNNNNNNNNNNNNNNNNNNNNNNNNNNNNNNNNNNNNNNNNNNNNNNNNNNNNNNNNNNNNNNNNNNNNNNNNNNNNNNNNNNNNNNNNNNNNNNNNNNNNNNNNNNNNNNNNNNNNNNNNNNNNNNNNNNNNNNNNNNNNNNNNNNNNNNNNNNNNNNNNNNNNNNNNNNNNNNNNNNNNNNNNNNNNNNNNNNNNNNNNNNNNNNNNNNNNNNNNNNNNNNNNNNNNNNNNNNNNNNNNNNNNNNNNNNNNNNNNNNNNNNNNNNNNNNNNNNNNNNNNNNNNNNNNNNNNNNNNNNNNNNNNNNNNNNNNNNNNNNNNNNNNNNNNNNNNNNNNNNNNNNNNNNNNNNNNNNNNNNNNNNNNNNNNNNNNNNNNNNNNNNNNNNNNNNNNNNNNNNNNNNNNNNNNNNNNNNNNNNNNNNNNNNNNNNNNNNNNNNNNNNNNNNNNNNNNNNNNNNNNNNNNNNNNNNNNNNNNNNNNNNNNNNNNNNNNNNNNNNNNNNNNNNNNNNNNNNNNNNNNNNNNNNNNNNNNNNNNNNNNNNNNNNNNNNNNNNNNNNNNNNNNNNNNNNNNNNNNNNNNNNNNNNNNNNNNNNNNNNNNNNNNNNNNNNNNNNNNNNNNNNNATATTAATCATAACTGTGTGGTTTAGAAAATACTTTGGTGTGCCAAGTGATTGGAGCCAAAAGGGTTTCGAAGTCGCACAATTCCTTGCATGAAAATCTTCTCATCTGGTTTTAGTATTTCACTATCAGCTAGATACAGAAAAACGGATAAATATTTGCCATCTGCTCTAGACCTGCCCTTCGGATACACCTTTAGAACCCTACAAAACAATAATTCTTATGACTTTTAAACAatcacacacaaacaaacacacatatatatgtgtatagatacattatactataatatatatatatatatatgtttgttattccAAAAAGTTCTTATAGATACTCACCATTTCCTTCCTCCCATTGGAAAACTGTTTGATGTGTAAATCTCCTCTCTCAACTCAGAAAAATTCTTAACAGTCCAGGAGAACTTGGGATAAGAGAGTAGTTTCTCATCAAAAGAGACGATCTCCCAATTGGTAAGGGGTGGGGGAACAATGACATCAACACCAAACTCACATTGACCTCCCTCGAATATGTATCCATTTTCAGGGTGAATGAATGTTTCATATGGAAGAACTTTTAGCAACCCCCACACCAGTTTTAGAGCATTGAACCGCTTTACCTCAACATCTAAAAATACATAACACACATCAATAGATgtgaatatacatatatatttagagagagagagagcaagagcaTGAGTTGTAAAGTTCACCTTGAATAGTGAAgtacttgtttattttcttgttgtagACAAAGAAACGGAGTTTCGCAAACACCTCAGTTGGTGGGGTAGATACCAAGCTTGTGCTGTCGATTTCCACGTACATCGAAATAAATCCACTCCCATTGTCCTTTACGTTCCCTTTTGGGTATACAATCAATCTCctatttttttacaaacaacACATTGCATTAGTTAGACTGATATATTGATAATTTCTGGTTCTGAATAATAAAGAATGCATTAACGCTAACTAAACGCATGAATACACAAAATACAATCGGTACCATTTATGTCCACCAGAGGAAAAATAACGAGATTGATATCTATGATCAGAGGAGGCAGTCGAATTTTCAAGTTGGGAGAAGTTGTGAATCTTGAGGGAGTAAGAATAAGGAGGATGGTCTCTCCATTTCTGCTTGATTGTAGGAACTGGTGCTGAGATTGATGCACCCATTGTATTCTACTCAACGCACTGCAACTCTTGAAACTATGATTGGTTCATAGGAATCTTAGGGGTGTCAAGCTAAATGTTAGGGATTTATTACATACGATTATcgtttaacaacaacaacaacaaaacattcaacagcgagagaaatagagagacgtctcagaattttttattttttcaatatacATCAGATTTCTCTAACCCTAAGAAGATTCTGGTGGTAAGTACGtatctttaattctttttacACCAGATTTGGTACGtaagtaacatttttttctctagaAAGATGTTACTTAGCCCTTAACCCTTACTTTTTCTACGGCGTAATCTTAGCCCTTAATCTTAACCCTTACTTTTTCTACGGCGTAATCTTAGCCCTTAATATTATCaatttaaaatagataaaatatgatcatgattcatgaataaaaatatttatacattatattgattttctattttgttgatgACCAAAAATGCATTCAGTTGCCAATTAACACTCATCaatatttctaattattaaacttttttttttctttcccgcATTTCATAAAATCGGGGATTAAGGGCGAGgctgaaattaaaaattatctatattattatttttgaagtacattttatgTTATGCCTTtcaagttttggttatttaatttgttttatttacaacattaacccttaactatttttctaaaataacaattcCTGGAAACTCATTTAATGGAACTAGTTAAATTGACAtaatttgatacatttattaccataaatagcttgacaacatctatacattaagatttttctaaaaataactctacgcattaattttttaatctcataaaaatctccaaacctattttaatagatctttagagactgtatgatctcttaaatttaaatgacacagccgagtttgagtaacaaatgattacaatcacaataattattataacgttaataaagttaataaaaacgagaacccaattttagaaactcaataatcgggtatatttaactttagcatcaagaaaaatatttaatataatatataccgtGTTAAGAGACTGAATATTATTctgcgataatgttatcaactcaaataggaaaacactaaaatctctctt
This genomic window contains:
- the LOC104789733 gene encoding probable inactive serine/threonine-protein kinase fnkC — protein: MGASISAPVPTIKQKWRDHPPYSYSLKIHNFSQLENSTASSDHRYQSRYFSSGGHKWRLIVYPKGNVKDNGSGFISMYVEIDSTSLVSTPPTEVFAKLRFFVYNKKINKYFTIQDVEVKRFNALKLVWGLLKVLPYETFIHPENGYIFEGGQCEFGVDVIVPPPLTNWEIVSFDEKLLSYPKFSWTVKNFSELREEIYTSNSFPMGGRKWVLKVYPKGRSRADGKYLSVFLYLADSEILKPDEKIFMQGIVRLRNPFGSNHLAHQKLPSPASLEENARPAVVVPSPTCVEEDVRPAEVVASPAYAEEDARPAEVVASPACMEEDVRPVEVVASPACMEEDVRLAEVVASPVCIEENARPARFVPSPMALLSMKCEGKPPEDT